The genome window CCAAGTGACATGGCTGACATCTGCTCTTCCCCTTCTCACACAGAATAGAGGCTTCTCCCGAAAAAGCCACACGTTCCTGCCCAAGATCTTCTTCCGCAAAATGTCATCCTCAGGGGCCAAGGACAAGCCTGAGCTGCAGTTTCCCTTTCTGCAGGATGAGGAGACTGTGGCCACACTGCAGGAGTGCAAGACCCTCTTCATCCTGCGCGGCCTGCCAGGGAGCGGCAAGTCCACACTAGCACAGATCATCGTGGACAGGTACCGGGACGGCACCAAGATGGTGTCTGCCGACGCTTACAAGATTACCCCCGGCACTCGAGGAGCCTTCGTTAAGGAGTACAAGCAGCTGGATGAGGAACTGGCTGCCTACTGCCGCCGGGACATCCGAGTTCTTGTGCTGGACGACACTAACCACGAGCGGGAGCGGCTGGAGCAGCTCTTTGATATGGCCGACCAGTACCAGTACCAAGTGGTGCTGGTGGAGCCCAAGACGGCGTGGCGGCTGGACTGTGCCCAGCTCAAGGAGAAGAACCAGTGGCAGCTGTCAGCCGATGAGCTGAAGAAGCTGAAACCTGGGCTGGAGAAGGACTTCCTGCCACTCTACTTTGGCTGGTTCCTGACCAGGAAGAGTTCTGAGAACCTCCGCAAAGCTGGCCGGAccttcctggaggagctggggaaccACAAAGCCTTCAAGAAGGAGCTGCGACACTGTAGGTGGTGGGATGGGCGGGGTGGGGCCAGGTAGCCACAATCTCAAGCCCCCCCCACCTGGGCACAAGGTGCTGTGTTCAGGGATCATTGTTGTTCTCAAAGCACTGGTAGTGAAGAGGGGAGGCGGGTGGTGGCTCAGCTGGTGCGAGGCAGAGGCAGTGTTGGGAAGTGGAAATGGAAATATGGGGAGAGGTGCTTCTCAGAGCTGCttccttctccctgcacccttccttccttcccccttctctCCAGCGGCCCTCTCCCAGCCTGGATCTAGACCACTCTGTTCTAGAGGTGGGAAAAACAAATTACTGTCATATAGGGAATATGTCAGTATTTCATTGAACCTTACAGGGAAAATCTGGTCCAGTGTTTTCAAACTCATTTTTAGCAGcagattcattttctaaaataaaatattcaatggAATCCTAAGCTGCAAAAAAAATTAGCACTATTGtgacttcactggagatgatTCCCAGGTATTGGGCCACCCAGCGCACCTCCTGTGCACCCCACAACTCCATAGAACAGTCTCACTCCAAGTGCAAGCCCTCCTACAGATGGGAAAACACCCAGAAGGGATGTAGGCTTTGCCGGAATTCCTGAACTGTTGTGGATTCTAGCAGGAGCCTCTTCATATTGGACTAGGGTTCTCTCCTGGCACGGGGTCTTTGCTCCAGTGATAGGGTAGATTTGGGATACGGAAGAACCCTGATGGCCTACATTCTCTTACATGGCTTCCTGGGGATGTCACCTGCTAATCCACCTATTCCTTAACCtgtttctaatttctccacattttagATTATCTTCATACTTGAAATATCCCCACCCATGTATCTTTGTGTTGTTCAGAGGCAGGTAATTTGGCCTGTAGGTGTCCCCAGAGAACATATGTACTCTTCTCTTCATTGGATGCTGGGAAATGAGGGAACCGTGGTGCCTATAGTCACACGGGCCAGGTGTGAGCCCTGTCACTGTGAGTAGCTTGGCAGAAAAGCACCCTAGAGGCAGGGCTCCTCATCAGAGCTGATGGCTCTGCCTCTTGAAGCTGCTTTAACTATTAAAAGCTGGAGTCCTTTTCTTCCTGGGACCCCAGCTGAAGGAAAGGTAATGGGCAAGACTCTGCTCTCAGAGTGGAGGTCTCCCTCCTCTGTGGATGGTAAGAGACATCCTTGAAGGAACTCAActttgggaaaaaggaaaaaacttagTGACTTTAAAGTAGCCACAAGGGTTGGAGTCTGGAAATTGACATCACAGATACTCCTAAGCCTTGAGACTACCAGCCACATAGTGTCATCCCATGATATCCCAAGACCCTTCTTACACCAGGCCCATTATAGGCTCTCAATCACCAAATTGACCTGCAAGGTACAGTTAATGACAAGGTAACTTCTTGTCTGAGTGAGCCTGAGTGAAATGGGCACTACAGAGTTCCCTGGGTGGTCCTGGGTAAACTGAGGTGTATGGCCACCCTAATTATTGTACTTGATGGCCTGATAAGGGCCAATCACTTGCCCCAAGTCAAATGGCTCCTAAGTGATCTGGGATGCTAATTATGCTATTTCTGGCTCCTTCCATTACACCACAGTTCCCaaccctcttttttcttcctacccCATTTTTCATgactttcttccctctttcagaTGAGTAGCTGGTGAAGCTGAGATTCCCCTGGTCTATGCTGCCTGCCCTGGGTTACAAGTGCCTTAGTTTTCAAGTTTAGAGAAGAGATGTAGAAATCTATGTAACACAAAGCCAGGGAACTTAAACACCTTTTTACAGCTCTAAAGTTGCTATTAGTTTGACCAGCTAATGAATAAATGGACTGTAGTGGATAGCCCAAGAATTTATGCTTAACATCCGATTTTTTCCCTCTGAGCCTCCATGGTCTTGGTGATAGATGCTGGGATTGGCTGCTGCCTTCCCACCCTGACTGTCCTGCTTTCTCACCCTGCAGTTGTCTCTGGAGATGAACCCAGGGAGAAGATTGAACTGGTCACCTACTTTGGGAAGAGACCCCCAGGTGTGCTGCACTGCACAACCAAATTCTGTGACTACGGGAAGACTGCTGGGGCAGACGAGTACGCCCAGCAGGATGTGAGTGCTCCCCAGGGACACCCagctgaggtggggagagggcagggtcTCCTGGAATTGGGTGCCGGTAAGGCAGGAATCAGAAACCAGACAGCCTCTCAGGAAAAATGGCATCTCCTGCTCCAGCTTGCCCCTCTACAGGCTTAGCTGCACAGACCTCATTGCCCTTTCTGAGGAGCCTGTCCGGCGGTGCCACCAGCCTGTGCATTCATCCCCCAGGCCTGTTATCCAGTGCCTTTCCTTCTGCAGAACTCAAGAGAATGCCGGTCGGCAGCAGATTCCTGTTCTGGCCTGTGTTCAGTTGCAAAGGCTAAGAGTCCCTTGCCCCCCACAGGAACCTGGTTCCCTAAGGTCTGCCCCCCAGGTCTGAGGCCTGGAATAGGGAGTGTTGAGACACAGTGAGGCTTACCTGCTTTGGGGCAACCGACCCTTCCCTACCACATAGCTGTTGTGTTCTGCCCACAGCCTCTGACATGGTGATGCCTAACAACCAGGCATGTTGCCCAGATGTGCATGTCTCCAGCCTCCTCCAGCCTCCTTGTGTGGGGAGGCCATGTCTGACCTCTGCCCATACCTGCCCTTGTCTGCCCAGGTCAGCACAGCCGTTTTACCTTTGTTCACTGGCCGCCTCCCACTCGAATGGAAGCTCCCTGAGTGGGAAGCCTTTTCTACAGTTCTGCTCACCCATATTTGAAGCACCTGGCATAGCTGCAGGAGTAAATATGTAACACTTCCCACTACCATCTCTTACCATTCATGCATTCAGTTTTTATTAGGCACTTGTAATATGTAAGACACAAGGGATTGTTTGGAGCAAAAAGAGAGAAGCTTTTATGGTCAGATGGGAGATGGGCTTCCTCAGACTCAGATATAACATGTATAATCAAGATATAAACCAAGGTGTACAGAGATTCTGATAAAGGCATTTATTTCTGACTTCATGCTGCCCTCCAGAATATTGCCTGGATACCCAGGGCTGCTTTTACCAGGCGAGCTGAGTAATGACAGTAGCACCTGTCAGGTGCCTCTTCTAGACTCTTCACCCAGACACTCCCTTAATCCTTACACTGAGGTAGGTTCTAGTATTGTCCCTACTTCTACAGGTGAATAAGCCAGTGCAAAGGGAGGTTACACAGCTTACTCAAAGCCCTGCAACTCAAAGTCGGGGGGCTAGGTTCTGAGCTCAGGAACTCTGGCTGTCAACCCCTACTGTCTTGCCTCTACCCACTCATGTTTTTCTTACCACCCTGAATAGTGTCACCAGAGAGGCGTCATGACTCCCCACAGGGGCACATTGCCTTTCCCAAAGACCCTGCTCAGGTGTGCTCACCTTTCTTAGGCCCATCCTGGTCAGCTGCCCCTCTCTAGAGGCCATCACCTCCAGTCCTTGCATTCTCACTTTCCATAGGTGGTGAAGAAATCTTACTGCAAGGCCTTCACACTGACCATCTCTGCCTTCTTTGTGACACCCAAGACAACTGGAGCCCGGGTGGAGCTGAGCGAGCAGGAGCTGCCACTGTGGCCAAATGACGTGGACAAGCTGTCCCTCTCTGACAGCCTGCCCCGGGGGAGCCGCGCTCACATCACCCTAGGCTGTGCGGGTGACGTGGAGGCTGTGCAAACAGGCATTGACCTCCTAGAGATTGTGCGGCAGGAGAAGGGGGGAAGCCGAGGTGAGGAGGTGGGTGAGCTCACTCGGGGCAAGCTCTACTCCTTGGGCAGTGGGCGCTGGATGCTAAGCCTGGCCAAGAAGATGGAGGTCAGGGCCATCTTCACAGGATACTATGGCAAGGGCAAACCCGTGCCCACACACAGCAGCCGCAAGGGGGGTGCCCTGCAGTCCTGCACCATCATTTGAGAGTTCTCCCCACTGTATGCCCCTCGCCCTTCTgaaggggaggagaaaggagagggaagcaCACCCTCTGCTTGATCGTCGTTTTTTTTTACTCAAATTTAACCTTCCTGTAACTATAAAAAACATGTAAGATAACTGCTCTTTTCCTGCCCACCTTGTCCCGTCTAACACTTAAGCTCCCAACACAAGGCAGGTGGGTAGGCACCATTCAGGAACCTGGGCCAAAGCTGGTGAGGCTGAGCTGAGCCGGGCCTGGAAACACAGCCACAAGCCAGGCCCTGCTGTCAGTTACTggctcctgcccccagcccagcccactgcCCTGCCCAGAGCTGGCTGATGTGGAGACACACCTCAGAGCTGCACACACCCACAGGGTGGTCCCCGTGGCCACGGAAAACTAGTGGTGGATTTGAGAGGAGGGATCCCTGGGCTTTGATCCCATTTCTTAATCAGTATAGCCCCAGAAATTTAGGGCTATTCACCAGGGTAGAAAAACAGGTTTACCTCCCACCTTTGGTCCTGCGTGCCTGTCCCTTCTCCATACACTACACTTTAACTAGGTAACAGTTTGGTAACTGGAAGAAAACAGTTAAGCAGCAGTCATGTCCCAGGAAGGGGACAGGCTGGCTCTCCTCAGCTGTGTGGCTCTGTGTGGATGGGGAGATGGAGGCCAGACTTTGTGCCCTGCTGGGGAAGCTCCAGTCTTGCTGTCCACCCAGCCCAGCTTGCTTCCTTGGCGCCTCTGTACTGCCTCTAAAGGGATTGGCGGGTATGCAGAGCCAGTGGAGTGGACCCGTGGCTGTTAAGGGCCAAGCCCCACTGGGTGCTTCTAGGAAGGGGTTTTAACGTGACTACCTGGGCTATGGTTCCTGGGTGTCGTCTGCTGTACCCTGCTCAGTAACAGGGCCTTGCTAATGGGGTTCTCACTCAACAGAAGTGCTTGGGATTTAGTTACTATCCCGGCTTTGCCTGACCTCAGCAACTTGTAAGACTGATAATGAAATAAACCATGTTAATCCTAGCTGCGTGCAGTCTCTCACCCTTCTGTGCCCAGCTCAGTTTTCCCTGGGGTGAGGGCTGGGTGTGTTAGGACTGGCTTTGTCCTGCAGCTTGGGGCCGTCGGTCCTGTCTCCCCTCTGCTGGCTGGGTACAGCTGTGGTGAGGTTGGACAGCTGAACAGTGTTGGCTTTCATGAAGAGGCAGAAATGGGAGAGGCTAGTCTTAGATGCACACAAAGCGAGGGTTGGCTGGTATGAGGGACACGGAGCACAAGGCCTGTTCTACCCCATTAACTATAGCAACAAGCCCACAGGTGTGCCCAGCCCTGTCCAATCAGAAAGACTTCTCAGCAAGACCCAGAGTTCCAAGTACACGTTTCCCCCAGTTTTCCAAGGCTACCCTGAAGTCAATGCTACTTCAAACATACAGGAACACATGACATTCAAGAGTCTTCCAAGCCAACAGGGACAGCTACATGCGGACCTTCCTGGACCTGACTCATCATCACTCCACCATGGCCTTGGCAGCAAAGGGGGAAAGGATGCAAGGAAAGGGGCAGGGCTCAGGAGGAGAAATAGTAAGCTACCTAAACAGGCCCAAATGGCCCAAGGTCCTCCCCCAGCCGCCTCTACTACCAAAGCAAGAGGAGTCTATGCTTTAGCCAAAGCCTTGTGTGCCTCTGCCTGGAGCTCCCAAGATTACTCACCATGAACATTATGCATGACATATGCCACCACTTCCATCCTCAGCCTGCCTTCGGTGCAGAAAGGGACATCAGTGGAGAAGGCAGGGGACATTTGCTAAGAATGGCGTTTTTCCAGTGATGTGAGTTAACATCAACACCAAGAATCCTTGGGCCCAGGAACTGCCTATCTGACTTGGGAAAGGGAGGTGAGGGAGGCAGAATTTTGTCCTTATCCATCTCTCTCCAGCCTGCCTTGAAAACAGGAACTATGAGAACCTGTGTAAACCTCTAGGTTAGCCCAGTCTGACATGAATATCCACCCATGCTTCATGTGAGCTTTGGACACACACAGCTTCTAGTGACTTCTGGTAGACCTTACCATACAATGAGCATGTTTCCTGAGCTTCTCCATGGCATCATGCTCGGCCTGGCGGTGTACACAGGGTCTGCTCAGCACTCATGCTACATAGGTCTGGGAGAGGCAGCATCTTACCTGCCAcctgccaccaggctttggaaGCTCATCAGTTCCACACTTGGGACTCAGCTCTGGCCCACTGACTGGAGTGACACAAAGTGGCTGCCAGAGCAAAGTGCCAGAAAGGGtcaaaacattttattctcttaattttttttcttttttaataaagttaaacagtaaaacaaaaattcacaaGCTGCCTCCCTGTCCACCCCCCGCCTCCCTCCCCTACCCGCAGTCTTCGGTGCTGGCTCCCTGTCCTTCACCCGACTCACACAGACACAGCGTGTCCAACTGAGAAAATGAAACTGCTCTAAGTACATGGAGACACGATGAAGGGAGGAGGTGAATTGTGTCCACATTCAAGGTTAAACTGAGCAAGTCTGCATTCTGGGGGTTCTGGAGGGTGTCTTTTCACTAgccaaactggaaaaagaaattcCCGGGTCCGGATGCTGTAATGAAAATGAAACGCTTGTTAGTTGACTCTCGGAATTTTCTAGGGAGGATCACTTTGCTCTGATTATGGAAAAGTCTTCAAGGGCTGCTTCACACTCAAACAGAAAAACCTCTCTGGATATCAAAcagcctgggccctggggtgTACGAGGGAGTGTATGACCGTGTGCATGTGTAGATTGTAACACCTTTCCTCTTCCAGAGAGGCCCTGGTACTAGGCAGCTTAGTTAGACATGCCTCCTTGATCCTATAGAGGTGTGTCATTAATGGTCCCAAGACAAGTGTGCCTGGGAATCTTCATCCATGGCAGCCCAAGTGAAGAGATGCCCTGCTGGTGAGAATTCTACTGCCTCTGCTCAGGGGCCTCTGACAATCAGCTGCCTGCTGCCTAACTGGAAAGTTGCTGTGTTGTCTTGTGATCTGAGAACTTTCAAGAATATCAGGCATACTCACCTTCAAAACTAAAGCCCCCAGGACCACCAAAGAACGCCTTAAAGATATTGTTTGCATCAAAATCTGGAGCAAAGTGAGAAACAGGGAAGGGACAAAAAGGTGAGAAAATGGGACACACCTGAAGAGGAACTTAAGACACTGAGGATGGGTCTCCACAGCTTTTCCAGACAGTTCACTTCCCTCCTTTCCCCAAACCTCAGACCAGAGGTGGGCAATTCTGCCCCACCCTATGCAGAACTTATTACTGGATCCCACTTCTAGGCtatgtttccctttcccaagtgAGGTCCCAAAGGCAACCCACTTTGCTGGGCCTTGTCAACCACTGGGAATGCCATCTGCAGTTATTTACACAAAACTTGCCTCACTGTCTCCCTAAAATGCTGAGGCTGCTACTGAAAAGGCTAAAATTTCTTAAATGCTACCAGACCAAATGTAAGACCTACAgtcttttgttatttgtttgaTTTCATGCTCTATCTAGACTGTATGGCAGGGAAAAAGCTAtggtttattaagcacctaccaGGTGCCAATGATGGTATTGGGTACTCTGCATACATTATATCATCCCCAACTTATACTCAACAAAACCTAAGTAGGGAGTTcaggtaacttgtccaagatgAGTGGCCAAAGCAGCAGAACCGAACATTCCAACACCTGTCTTGACTCCAACATTTCTCTTTCCACCAGGCCACAGCAGGGCTGATGTTCCCAGCCTTGCCCGACTTCCCAAGCTGCACAGGATTTATCTCCACCAGTTGATCTCACAGGCACATCCTGGTCCAAAATGAATTCTTCGCCTCTCTGTCTGCTCACCTTCCCAAGTCCCTTAGCTCAGTGAATGGCCCCATCAAGTGAGCTCTGCCAAAGCCACTCTCAACTTGCTCCTTTCCCTCTCCCAACACATCCTGCAACCAACTCCTGCTGGGTGTGCACCTCTCAACTGTGCCCTCCAATCATCTCCTACCTATCATGGCTTCCCTCCATCTGTATCCCCCTctgtcccttcccaaccatctcTATTCATTGCCATCACAAATACATTTCTAGAGCCTAAATCTGGTCCATAGCTCCCCCACTTAAAACCCTTCAGTAGCTTTTGGTTGCTTATAGCCCTTTTCAACCACTAGgcagttatttatttttgctaaacctagatttttaaaacacacGCATACCCTAAACTGGAGAAGTCAGGATTATCTATAAAACATCATCGATCTTATTTTAAATTCCAACAGATTTTCTTAGTGGAAGAGAATGGGTTGGCATTAGAGACAGTTTGAGAACTGTGCCTCAGTTCAGAGGCCTCTTTTCTCTAGAATAGCTCATGGTGAGCAATGACACTGATAGCTGTGCTTCATTCTAAGTTTTTCGGGGTAGTGGCTATCTGTGAGGGTTGAGGGCTGACAGGAATGTGTGACACATTCAGCATATGCTTTGCAGTGGGTGAAAAGAACTTCCAGTCAATAGGATAAAGCCCCCAGTCCTTACTCCAAGCCCTCGGGCCTCCTGAGGCCTGACCTAACTACTTGGTAGCTTCATCTCTTGGACTCCGCTGCCTCACCTCTTCTCCACCTAGACGAAGGCCCCTGCAGCTCCTCAAAGGCACTGCACTTCCTGCCCTTCAGCGCTTCCCCTGCTAATGCTTACCTCCTTGGTGCCCGATCTGCACCCTGGGCACTGGCCACACTTGACTGTACTCATTGGATTCCACGTCTGCTAGAACAGGGGTCAGATCTGGCCTGTGAGCCAGTTTGCAAACCCCTACACTGTGGGTTCCTGGAGGTCAGAGAGCCTGTCTGGTTCATCTTTATATTTCCAGCACCCAGCCTAGTGCCTCACCCATTACAGGTATTCATCAAAGGTACACGCTACAAAGCACAGTGCTTCACGGGCACATTATGCGAACCGTTCCTCTGGAGTATCTTTAGAAAAAATTCTAACATTCCACGACTGTCAGATTTATCCCAGGCTGCCTCAACCAACTCACCACCCATATTCATGCCCTCCTCATCTAGGTCTTGTCCACTGTCATAGCGAGTCTTTTTTTTGGGATCAGAAAGAATGGTAAAAGCTTCTCCAACTTCCTTGaactttttctcctcttccttctgaaCTTCAGCACTGGCTCCACTGTGCCGatctaaagggagaaatacaggAAGCATCAATCTCAAGAAAACCAAGTTTAAGAGAAAGACATACTTTCCAAAATTTGGAGAGTATGGAGCTTAGTAACATCTTAATCCCAGCTAAAGAGCCTCTGGAGGCTTTCATTCTGGACTGAATTTGGCAGTGGGCCAGTCTGGCTTGTTCTTCCCACTGAGttgtctgccccccaccccacccctgcctccaacTCTACCTGGATGGTGCATTAAGGCCCGTTTCCGATAAGCTTTCTTGATCTCATCCTCGGAGGCATTCTTGTCCACTCCCAGAATCTTGTAGTAATCTTTCCTCTTACTCTTCTTCAGTTCCAGCTGTGCATTTTTGAGGAGCTGTTTGTGTTCTAGGGGAAGACACCTAGCGTCAATGGACAAATCTGATTCTGGCTTCCTTTACCAAGTCCCAACCCAGACGCCTTGCAGTCAGAAGCCTTACTGACCATACCAGGGGCTTTTATGGTGTTTTCTTCCGTATGCAGAGTACCCAATACCATCATTGGCACCtggtaggtgcttaataaaccatagcttttttgtgttttatgtgtttctaCACATACTTAGGTTCCTCACATCAGCCTCATCACACAGAAGGGGAAGTGAAAGTGACTGGGAGGGTTTGGGGCCTTGTCCCACACTTGGGCCTACTGTTCACTTCTTCCTGGCTGGTGATCAAGTGAGCACCAGGTACATTCCTGACCCCTGAATCGAACTCCTCCTGTGTCCAGTTTCAGGGCCTGCAAGTAAGACCACACACTTCCCTGAGAAACACATTCTCAAACTCCTTTACCTTTTGTTTTCTCCGTCTGATACACTTTCTCATAGTCCCGCACTGCTTCTTCATACTGTTCTGTATCCATGTAACTGAAAAGGAAATACAGGGCAAGACAGCAACATAAATGGCAAAGGCCTTCAGTGTCATTCTAGGGGAGAGACATGGCTCAAGCAAGAGACATACAGTTTTGGTTGAGACACTTCATGAAACAGGAGCCCTTAAGTGAGCATTGAGAAAAAATTAACTACCAGTTCCTTAAGAAAAAGAGAGCTAAGTCTCGTGCCACTTGCAGCCAACCAAAGTGATACTCTGCTCTGAACAGAAAGCAACAAAGGGAAGAGTTCTTCCTCATGTCACAGATCACCAAGAGGCATCTGGACCTTAGGAGAGGCAATGTGAAGGCACCTACTTGATTACTTGGGATTGAAACACAAGCGAAAAATTATCAAGTAAGAACAATAAATACGGAAGAGCTCTGAAACCTATTGTGCCATAAACATGCAGGGCCAGCTCCAATCCAAACTAGAAGTGAGATTAGTGAGTCACTAGAGGTTCAAATTCAAGGTGGTGGCTGCTGGCCAATGCTTCCATGAAGATTAATCAATCTGAGAAATGTgggtaagtgaaatagaaaaggAGACTCAACACAGGCTTGCTTCTATTTCCTAACACAGAAAACAGGAGGGGCCTTGGCCCAAGATGGGAGGAATCTAGCTTTACAAGCTGATTGCCAGACCTTTTTAGTTTCTCTTCCACAGAAGCACAGTGGCACTTCCCATATCCTGATAATACCATTTGTGCCAAGGCTGGCCTACCAATTAAGTAGGAT of Manis javanica isolate MJ-LG chromosome 4, MJ_LKY, whole genome shotgun sequence contains these proteins:
- the CNP gene encoding 2',3'-cyclic-nucleotide 3'-phosphodiesterase isoform X1, with the protein product MNRGFSRKSHTFLPKIFFRKMSSSGAKDKPELQFPFLQDEETVATLQECKTLFILRGLPGSGKSTLAQIIVDRYRDGTKMVSADAYKITPGTRGAFVKEYKQLDEELAAYCRRDIRVLVLDDTNHERERLEQLFDMADQYQYQVVLVEPKTAWRLDCAQLKEKNQWQLSADELKKLKPGLEKDFLPLYFGWFLTRKSSENLRKAGRTFLEELGNHKAFKKELRHFVSGDEPREKIELVTYFGKRPPGVLHCTTKFCDYGKTAGADEYAQQDVVKKSYCKAFTLTISAFFVTPKTTGARVELSEQELPLWPNDVDKLSLSDSLPRGSRAHITLGCAGDVEAVQTGIDLLEIVRQEKGGSRGEEVGELTRGKLYSLGSGRWMLSLAKKMEVRAIFTGYYGKGKPVPTHSSRKGGALQSCTII
- the CNP gene encoding 2',3'-cyclic-nucleotide 3'-phosphodiesterase isoform X2, whose amino-acid sequence is MSSSGAKDKPELQFPFLQDEETVATLQECKTLFILRGLPGSGKSTLAQIIVDRYRDGTKMVSADAYKITPGTRGAFVKEYKQLDEELAAYCRRDIRVLVLDDTNHERERLEQLFDMADQYQYQVVLVEPKTAWRLDCAQLKEKNQWQLSADELKKLKPGLEKDFLPLYFGWFLTRKSSENLRKAGRTFLEELGNHKAFKKELRHFVSGDEPREKIELVTYFGKRPPGVLHCTTKFCDYGKTAGADEYAQQDVVKKSYCKAFTLTISAFFVTPKTTGARVELSEQELPLWPNDVDKLSLSDSLPRGSRAHITLGCAGDVEAVQTGIDLLEIVRQEKGGSRGEEVGELTRGKLYSLGSGRWMLSLAKKMEVRAIFTGYYGKGKPVPTHSSRKGGALQSCTII